One Planctomycetota bacterium genomic region harbors:
- a CDS encoding MarR family transcriptional regulator, whose protein sequence is MELSAVQHKFILHWGEMGTKWGINRTVAQIHALLYVSGRSMHAEEIAETLSVARSNVSTSLRELQSWGIIKVVQQLGDRRDYYEAIADVWQIYAIIMDERKRREIDPTIEFLRTCVADSDKYKPHDSQTHDRLAELLGFVETMSAWYEQVRRLPPGAFKRMAKLGGKIADLLGPGKKNA, encoded by the coding sequence ATGGAACTCTCCGCGGTACAGCACAAGTTCATTCTTCACTGGGGCGAGATGGGCACCAAGTGGGGGATCAACCGCACGGTGGCGCAGATTCACGCGCTGCTGTACGTCAGCGGGCGGTCGATGCACGCGGAGGAGATCGCCGAGACGCTCAGCGTGGCGCGGTCGAATGTCTCGACGAGTCTGCGCGAGCTTCAGTCATGGGGCATCATCAAGGTGGTGCAGCAACTGGGCGATCGGCGGGACTACTACGAGGCGATCGCCGACGTCTGGCAGATCTACGCCATCATCATGGACGAGCGCAAGCGCCGCGAGATTGATCCGACGATCGAGTTCCTGCGGACGTGCGTCGCCGACTCCGACAAGTACAAGCCACACGATTCGCAGACGCACGACCGACTTGCGGAGCTTCTGGGTTTCGTCGAGACGATGAGCGCCTGGTACGAGCAGGTCCGCCGCCTGCCCCCGGGGGCGTTTAAGCGCATGGCCAAACTCGGCGGCAAAATCGCCGACCTCCTCGGGCCGGGCAAGAAGAACGCATAA